From Flectobacillus major DSM 103, one genomic window encodes:
- a CDS encoding lmo0937 family membrane protein, translating into MSNLLYVIAIILVIIWATGFFGFHGGNILHILLVIAVVAVLLRIIRGKGSL; encoded by the coding sequence ATGAGTAATCTTCTTTATGTTATCGCAATTATTTTAGTTATTATTTGGGCAACAGGCTTTTTTGGCTTTCACGGAGGAAATATTCTTCACATTCTTTTGGTCATTGCTGTGGTAGCCGTATTACTACGGATTATCAGAGGAAAGGGCTCTCTTTAA